One region of Phycisphaerales bacterium genomic DNA includes:
- a CDS encoding HYR domain-containing protein, with protein MKTRMFGVGAAMGLAALAHAAGLVETFNANPVLSSTSGPGVWYTDRYNPAGFTSAVFDGDRRLKHSISAADCEPCRPGGFNSAFYSTQGRNFQLPAGTTSHTIQLYVPSDWATSGKRMAGFWGVAYDAGNAVSSYPILEFTQSPDGSGQPRFRGWDNATGLWVDMGLPTGFTYDRWYTLSVKLVGGNWVYQVGDLSLTTTAGTSTRIGSTLLQGHNTVGGVSYDIYWDNLFTNTTAGITLSAPSCSTNNVVTVNVDLSGASENVVGGQFFLDYDQTRLQLVSAVPGNAPFTLEVFESHNMANGTLDYAVGVPFGNLGTSADTTMATLTFNWIAGADSCSTGANLVEFRTHNPITRLTNAVSEPISPTLTPMASITVDTTDPVITCPPSVTLNADAGQCTASLPSILRASGWRIFGDTTISQVPSTSNFIANISSIVGNPSGFSGIIHTLQSPTTFASLSYLGMDYRVTQGCWGAGSPRFQLAIDTDLNGTSNGNVFVYVATPPNFNDCPPIGVWQNTGNLLAATDLRFDLTQFGGNFYSTYAQAVSLLGSGNVLSANLVMDSSFVNNMAMDVDNINVGGAVQSFNDATATDNCGSPTVVGVRSDSQPLSAPYPTGTTTITWTATDGCGNDTPCVQTITVNPFNTVTATVRLESVVNSPSFTRCITFGTDTCSNFYDVPITFTNGVGSASFDVPCGVSSCFTARDKKHTLRGTKLATISGPNYVLSFTGADQLIGGNINDDSVIDILDFGGFIGQFSQNVGASTLCGASGLHADFSGNGIVDPADFTYVQIHFLNFAEADCCGNVRPQGVQEISVDELNSTGREEIAMGDVNRDGWLNGQDVEVWVAHGGFPTCTQDFNGDGDAGTDADIEAFFACLGGTCCHTCGSSDFNGDGDIGTDQDIESFFRVLGGGAC; from the coding sequence ATGAAGACCAGAATGTTCGGGGTAGGAGCGGCCATGGGGCTCGCGGCGCTGGCGCACGCGGCCGGGCTCGTCGAGACGTTCAACGCAAACCCGGTGCTGAGCAGCACGTCCGGCCCGGGGGTGTGGTACACCGACCGGTACAACCCTGCTGGGTTCACCAGCGCGGTATTCGACGGCGACCGTCGCTTGAAGCACTCAATCAGCGCTGCCGACTGCGAGCCTTGCCGTCCCGGCGGGTTCAACTCGGCGTTCTACAGCACTCAGGGCCGCAACTTCCAGCTGCCCGCGGGCACCACGTCGCACACCATTCAGCTGTACGTCCCTTCCGACTGGGCCACCAGCGGCAAGCGGATGGCGGGCTTCTGGGGCGTGGCGTACGACGCGGGCAACGCCGTGTCCAGCTACCCGATCCTTGAGTTCACCCAGAGCCCCGACGGCTCCGGCCAGCCCCGGTTCCGGGGTTGGGACAACGCCACGGGTTTGTGGGTCGACATGGGCCTCCCCACGGGCTTCACCTACGACCGCTGGTACACGCTGTCGGTCAAGCTCGTGGGGGGCAACTGGGTCTACCAAGTCGGTGACCTGAGCCTGACGACGACTGCGGGGACCTCAACCCGCATCGGCTCGACCCTGCTCCAGGGCCACAACACCGTGGGCGGCGTCAGCTACGACATCTACTGGGACAACCTGTTCACCAATACGACCGCCGGGATCACCCTCTCGGCCCCCAGCTGCTCGACCAATAACGTGGTCACCGTCAATGTGGACCTGTCGGGGGCGAGCGAGAATGTCGTGGGCGGCCAGTTCTTCCTCGACTACGACCAGACCCGTCTGCAGCTGGTCAGCGCCGTGCCGGGGAATGCCCCCTTCACTCTGGAAGTGTTCGAGTCGCACAACATGGCGAACGGAACGCTGGATTACGCCGTGGGCGTGCCCTTCGGCAACCTCGGCACCTCCGCCGACACCACGATGGCGACGCTGACGTTCAACTGGATCGCCGGCGCCGACTCGTGCAGCACCGGGGCGAACCTGGTCGAGTTCCGCACGCACAACCCCATCACGCGCCTGACCAACGCGGTGAGCGAGCCGATCAGCCCCACGCTGACCCCGATGGCGTCGATCACGGTCGATACCACGGACCCGGTCATCACCTGCCCCCCGAGTGTCACGCTGAATGCTGACGCCGGCCAGTGCACCGCATCGCTCCCGTCGATCCTGCGGGCGAGCGGCTGGCGCATCTTCGGCGATACCACCATCTCCCAGGTCCCCTCCACCAGCAACTTCATCGCCAACATCAGCTCGATCGTCGGCAACCCCAGCGGATTCAGCGGCATCATCCACACGCTGCAGTCGCCCACGACGTTCGCATCGCTCAGCTACCTGGGCATGGATTACCGCGTCACCCAGGGCTGCTGGGGCGCGGGCTCGCCCCGCTTCCAGCTGGCGATCGACACCGACCTGAACGGGACGAGCAACGGCAACGTGTTCGTCTACGTGGCGACGCCCCCCAACTTCAACGACTGCCCGCCGATCGGCGTGTGGCAGAACACCGGCAACCTGCTCGCCGCGACCGACCTGCGGTTCGACCTCACCCAGTTCGGCGGCAACTTCTACAGCACCTATGCCCAGGCCGTGAGCCTGCTGGGCAGCGGCAACGTGCTGAGCGCCAACCTGGTGATGGACTCCAGCTTCGTCAACAACATGGCGATGGACGTCGACAACATCAACGTCGGCGGCGCGGTGCAGTCCTTCAATGACGCGACCGCGACCGACAACTGCGGCTCGCCCACCGTCGTCGGCGTCCGCAGCGACAGCCAGCCGCTGAGCGCTCCGTACCCGACGGGCACCACGACGATCACGTGGACGGCAACCGATGGCTGCGGCAACGACACGCCGTGCGTGCAGACCATCACCGTCAACCCCTTCAACACCGTCACCGCGACTGTGCGGCTCGAGTCGGTGGTGAACTCGCCCTCCTTCACCCGCTGCATCACGTTCGGCACCGACACCTGCAGCAACTTCTACGACGTGCCGATTACCTTCACCAACGGCGTGGGCTCCGCCAGCTTTGACGTCCCCTGCGGCGTCTCCTCCTGCTTCACCGCCCGCGACAAGAAGCACACCCTGCGCGGCACCAAGCTGGCCACGATCTCCGGACCCAACTACGTGCTCAGCTTCACCGGCGCCGACCAGCTCATCGGCGGCAACATCAACGATGACTCCGTCATCGACATCCTGGACTTCGGCGGCTTCATCGGCCAGTTCTCCCAGAACGTCGGGGCCAGCACCCTGTGCGGCGCCAGCGGCCTGCACGCTGACTTCAGCGGCAACGGCATCGTCGACCCCGCCGACTTCACCTACGTGCAGATCCACTTCCTGAACTTCGCCGAGGCCGACTGCTGCGGCAACGTCCGCCCCCAGGGCGTGCAGGAGATCTCGGTCGACGAGCTCAACAGCACGGGGCGCGAAGAGATCGCCATGGGCGACGTCAATCGCGACGGCTGGCTCAACGGTCAGGACGTTGAGGTGTGGGTCGCTCACGGCGGCTTCCCCACCTGCACCCAGGACTTCAACGGCGATGGCGATGCCGGCACCGATGCCGACATCGAGGCCTTCTTCGCCTGCCTGGGCGGCACCTGCTGCCACACCTGCGGCAGTTCTGACTTCAACGGCGATGGTGACATCGGCACCGACCAGGACATCGAGAGCTTCTTCCGCGTCCTGGGCGGCGGCGCCTGCTGA
- a CDS encoding VTT domain-containing protein, giving the protein MPETDTNPPPPAAPPPRTPARLLTRLGPAGPMALVATTLPPISGILLFANMGLVSTWLRDQGTPGVLLYTAAFAVLAGLAVLPTYAQAVLGGFAFGMLIGTPAALVAFTLGAGLGTEIARRATGDRVMKLLAEKPKWKGVRDALVREQVHSTDFWRTTGLVALVRVPPNSPFALTNLLLASVQVPRAPLWLGTLLGMAPRTIAAVWIGSHIETLTSKQDIANATPRWLAIAGIAAGVAALLAVGYAANQALKRVTAGAA; this is encoded by the coding sequence TTGCCCGAGACCGACACCAACCCGCCCCCACCGGCTGCGCCTCCACCACGCACCCCCGCGCGCCTCCTGACGCGCCTGGGCCCCGCCGGGCCCATGGCCCTCGTCGCTACCACGCTGCCGCCCATCAGCGGCATCCTGCTCTTTGCCAACATGGGGCTGGTGAGCACTTGGCTGCGCGATCAGGGCACTCCTGGCGTGCTCCTGTACACCGCCGCGTTCGCCGTGCTCGCCGGGCTGGCGGTGCTGCCCACCTACGCCCAGGCCGTGCTCGGCGGCTTCGCCTTCGGAATGCTCATCGGCACGCCCGCGGCCCTCGTGGCCTTCACCTTGGGCGCCGGGCTGGGCACCGAGATCGCCCGGCGCGCCACCGGCGACCGCGTGATGAAGCTGCTCGCCGAGAAGCCCAAGTGGAAGGGCGTGCGTGACGCCCTCGTGCGCGAGCAGGTGCATTCGACGGACTTCTGGCGCACCACGGGCCTGGTAGCCCTCGTGCGCGTGCCGCCAAACTCGCCCTTCGCCCTCACAAACCTGCTGCTGGCGTCGGTGCAGGTGCCGCGGGCCCCGCTGTGGCTCGGCACGCTGCTGGGCATGGCGCCGCGCACCATCGCGGCGGTGTGGATCGGCTCGCACATCGAGACGCTCACCAGCAAGCAGGACATCGCCAACGCCACCCCACGCTGGCTCGCGATTGCCGGCATTGCTGCGGGCGTGGCCGCCCTGCTGGCAGTGGGCTACGCGGCCAACCAGGCCCTCAAGCGTGTCACGGCGGGCGCGGCGTAA
- a CDS encoding UDP-glucose/GDP-mannose dehydrogenase family protein: MRLTMVGTGYVGLVTGVCFANTGNDVTCLDVDAKKIEKLRQGICPIYEPGLTELMERNYEAGRLKYTLDKAEAYRDAEMIFICVGTPSDERGHTDLKYINSAADDIAATLKTLGPKQKPKVIVVKSTVPVGTTLSVKTRIRDIVGPDTPFSVADNPEFLKEGDAINDFNKPDRVVVGVEDDRTGEMFRQLYDPFVRQGHPIFLMDILSAEMVKYASNNFLATKISFINEMANLCEAYGADIGKVREGMCSDKRIGNQFLYPGLGYGGSCFPKDTLACIMMGDKAGIEAKLSKSVHEVNQKQRDRFFDKIQAHFKSSGGLTGKTIAFWGLAFKPRTDDIREAPALTLMRKAMGYGAAVRGYDPVAADNVRAEMGPANTVTICDEMYECAKGADAIVISTDWDEFKSPDFARLASIMKGKTIFDGRNLYRRSQMAETGFTYYSVGRAPVRPS, encoded by the coding sequence ATGCGTCTGACGATGGTTGGTACCGGTTATGTGGGTCTCGTCACCGGCGTCTGCTTCGCCAACACCGGCAATGACGTCACCTGCCTCGACGTCGACGCCAAGAAGATCGAGAAGCTCCGCCAGGGCATCTGCCCCATCTACGAGCCCGGCCTCACCGAGCTCATGGAGCGCAACTACGAGGCCGGCCGCCTCAAGTACACCCTCGACAAGGCCGAGGCCTACCGCGACGCCGAGATGATCTTCATCTGCGTCGGCACCCCCTCCGACGAGCGCGGCCACACCGACCTCAAGTACATCAACTCCGCCGCCGACGACATCGCCGCGACCCTCAAGACCCTGGGCCCCAAGCAGAAGCCAAAGGTCATCGTGGTCAAGTCGACCGTCCCCGTCGGCACCACGCTCTCGGTCAAGACCCGCATCCGCGACATCGTCGGCCCCGACACCCCCTTCTCCGTCGCCGACAACCCCGAGTTCCTCAAGGAAGGCGACGCCATCAACGACTTCAATAAGCCCGACCGCGTCGTTGTCGGCGTTGAGGACGACCGCACCGGCGAGATGTTCCGCCAGCTCTACGACCCCTTCGTCCGCCAGGGCCACCCCATCTTCCTGATGGACATCCTCTCGGCCGAGATGGTCAAGTACGCGAGCAACAACTTCCTCGCGACCAAGATCAGCTTCATCAACGAGATGGCCAACCTCTGCGAGGCCTACGGCGCCGACATCGGCAAGGTCCGCGAGGGCATGTGCTCTGACAAGCGCATCGGCAACCAGTTCCTCTACCCCGGCCTGGGCTACGGCGGCAGCTGCTTCCCCAAGGACACGCTCGCCTGCATCATGATGGGCGACAAGGCGGGCATCGAGGCCAAGCTCAGCAAGTCCGTCCACGAGGTCAACCAGAAGCAGCGCGACCGCTTCTTCGACAAGATCCAGGCCCACTTCAAGTCCTCCGGCGGCCTCACCGGCAAGACCATCGCCTTCTGGGGCCTGGCTTTCAAACCCCGCACCGACGACATCCGCGAGGCCCCCGCCCTCACGTTGATGCGCAAGGCCATGGGCTACGGCGCCGCGGTCCGCGGCTACGACCCCGTCGCCGCCGACAACGTCCGCGCCGAGATGGGCCCCGCCAACACCGTCACGATCTGCGACGAGATGTACGAGTGCGCCAAGGGCGCCGACGCCATCGTGATCTCCACTGACTGGGACGAGTTCAAGTCCCCCGACTTCGCCCGCCTCGCCAGCATCATGAAGGGCAAGACCATCTTCGACGGCCGCAACCTCTACCGCCGCTCCCAGATGGCCGAGACCGGCTTCACCTACTACTCCGTGGGGCGTGCGCCGGTAAGGCCGAGCTGA
- a CDS encoding class I SAM-dependent methyltransferase translates to MDGKRTQRSGKAGRKGGAKAAAVTSATADRHRLYEAAVQSPEAEVGFVSTQFRKLRGRAARVLREDFCGTALTSCEWVKTHSENRAVGLDLHRPTLAWAKKNNVGALTEEQRGRVTLLECDVRSPVAEARGVDIVNAMNFSYWIFKTREGLRAYFESVRESLAEDGVFFLDHYGGYESAKVQEDRRRYKVFGGFTYVWDQASFNPITADYTCHIHFEFKRGPAMRRAFTYEWRLWTLVEVQELLREAGFKRVTVYWEGTDAKGKGNGVFRARKVGEADAAYICYLSAEK, encoded by the coding sequence ATGGACGGGAAGCGGACGCAGAGGTCGGGGAAGGCGGGTCGCAAGGGCGGGGCGAAGGCGGCGGCGGTGACGAGCGCGACTGCCGATCGGCACAGGCTTTACGAGGCGGCGGTGCAGTCCCCCGAAGCGGAGGTGGGGTTTGTATCGACGCAGTTCCGAAAACTGCGCGGGCGGGCGGCGCGGGTCCTGCGCGAGGACTTCTGCGGCACGGCCCTGACGAGCTGCGAATGGGTGAAAACGCATTCAGAGAACCGGGCGGTGGGGCTGGACCTGCACCGGCCGACCTTGGCATGGGCGAAGAAGAACAACGTGGGCGCGTTGACGGAGGAGCAGCGGGGGCGCGTCACGCTGCTGGAGTGCGATGTGCGGTCGCCGGTCGCCGAGGCGAGGGGCGTGGACATCGTCAACGCGATGAACTTCAGCTACTGGATCTTCAAAACGCGGGAGGGGCTGCGGGCCTACTTCGAGAGCGTGCGCGAGTCGCTCGCGGAGGACGGGGTGTTCTTCCTGGACCACTACGGCGGGTACGAGAGCGCGAAGGTGCAGGAGGATCGGCGGCGGTACAAGGTCTTCGGCGGGTTCACGTACGTGTGGGACCAGGCGTCGTTCAACCCCATCACGGCCGACTACACGTGCCACATCCACTTTGAGTTCAAGCGCGGGCCGGCGATGCGGAGGGCGTTCACGTACGAGTGGCGGTTGTGGACCCTGGTGGAGGTGCAGGAGCTGCTGCGCGAGGCGGGGTTTAAGCGCGTGACGGTGTACTGGGAGGGGACGGACGCGAAGGGGAAGGGGAACGGGGTGTTCCGGGCGAGGAAGGTGGGGGAGGCGGACGCGGCGTATATCTGTTACTTGAGCGCGGAGAAGTAG
- a CDS encoding DUF1963 domain-containing protein, producing the protein MAFFDWLRRRLGGGDERVPGRRVRSAPRTLEEVAALVEREGLKERWVDIQRLVRPCVYLELEACDPVTVTAEHSFLGGGFASLRRGEEWPAVDGRPLDPLARIRLSEAAAHDRDGMLPRSGALTFWYSIEEQPWGGSAEDARYVRVTFTPQDAPLERRELPGAAAGKEGKRPPLR; encoded by the coding sequence ATGGCGTTCTTCGACTGGTTGCGGCGGCGGTTGGGGGGCGGCGATGAAAGGGTGCCGGGGCGGCGGGTTCGCAGCGCGCCGCGCACGTTGGAGGAGGTCGCGGCGCTGGTGGAGCGGGAGGGGTTGAAGGAGCGGTGGGTGGACATCCAGCGGCTGGTGCGGCCGTGCGTGTACCTGGAGTTGGAGGCGTGTGACCCAGTGACCGTCACCGCGGAGCACTCGTTCCTGGGTGGAGGGTTTGCATCCCTGCGGCGGGGCGAGGAATGGCCTGCGGTGGACGGGAGGCCGCTGGACCCGCTGGCACGGATCCGGCTGTCGGAGGCGGCGGCGCACGACCGTGACGGGATGCTGCCGCGTTCGGGAGCCCTGACGTTCTGGTACAGCATCGAGGAGCAGCCGTGGGGCGGATCGGCGGAGGACGCGAGGTATGTACGTGTCACGTTCACACCGCAGGATGCTCCGTTGGAACGGCGTGAACTGCCGGGGGCTGCGGCGGGCAAGGAGGGGAAGCGGCCTCCGCTGCGATAG
- a CDS encoding YwqG family protein — protein MTFVPGFTLPDAEELPSGVTFGEGDEYFELLHAVRPEGGHQMLGHADLIQGSMLDDQTPAAGDEWVLLLQLGSDNGLDWMWGDAGHLYFWISRRDLERGEFSRMWQRLQCF, from the coding sequence GTGACCTTCGTGCCGGGGTTCACGCTGCCGGACGCGGAGGAACTGCCCAGCGGCGTGACGTTCGGCGAGGGCGATGAGTACTTTGAGCTGCTGCACGCGGTGCGGCCTGAGGGCGGGCATCAGATGCTGGGGCATGCGGACCTGATCCAGGGCTCGATGCTCGACGACCAGACGCCGGCGGCAGGGGACGAGTGGGTGCTGCTGCTCCAGCTTGGATCCGATAATGGGCTGGACTGGATGTGGGGTGACGCCGGGCACCTGTACTTCTGGATCAGCCGGCGGGACCTGGAGCGTGGAGAGTTCTCGAGGATGTGGCAGCGGCTGCAGTGCTTCTGA
- the dxs gene encoding 1-deoxy-D-xylulose-5-phosphate synthase — MPILPTIASPHDLRGLSIPQLQQLAQEIRDAICSQVSLSGGHLAPNLGVVELTIALHYVFDFSYDRLLFDVGHQCYPHKLLTGRLPLLSKLRTREGMAGFPDPKESRYDLFSVGHAGTGIPTAVGMARGDTLNKEAFDPKTNPTGRRVVTLIGDASIANGVAMEGLNGAGTLKRQFLVVLNDNGMSISKPQGALAHYFDRLRLSHLYTDFKKSAGEVLKSTPGGGALRAAYHAAGEMTKAVVAEGAAWFEHFGLVTAGPIDGHDLPTLIKFLREARDLDRPMLLHVKTIKGKGYEYAEKDSTKFHSPPTFTKTDGTLKSEGRSFTAAFGDAMLDLMERDPKVVTATAAMPDGTGLSKVLPRFPDRAWDVGICESHALDMMAGLAKTGYKPFLAVYSTFFQRCFDQAFQEAALQNLPVRLCLDRAGLVGGDGAVHHGFCDISLLRTLPGAVIMAAIDEPTLKAALEFMRTYEKGLSALRYPRDNVSLKLAERRCPPFELGEAHNLTPEATDPDVAILAFGTLAINALDAADAVKSDTKVAVYDARFAKPVDKALIRNLLEARTPIITIEDHTLPGGFGAAVLEAAAEMNLDTTAITRLGLPDAWIHQNSRVQQLTEAGLDTPSIVRAIRSRATITSS; from the coding sequence ATGCCCATCCTCCCCACCATCGCCTCACCCCACGACCTCCGCGGCCTGTCCATCCCCCAGCTCCAGCAGCTCGCCCAGGAGATCCGCGACGCCATCTGCTCGCAGGTCTCCCTCTCCGGCGGCCACCTCGCCCCCAACCTCGGCGTCGTCGAGCTCACCATCGCCCTCCACTACGTCTTTGACTTCTCCTACGACCGGCTCCTCTTTGACGTCGGCCACCAGTGCTACCCGCACAAGCTGCTCACCGGCCGCCTGCCGCTGCTGTCCAAGCTGAGGACGCGCGAGGGCATGGCCGGCTTCCCTGACCCCAAAGAGTCCCGCTACGACCTCTTCTCCGTCGGCCACGCCGGCACTGGCATCCCCACCGCCGTCGGCATGGCCCGCGGCGACACCCTGAACAAAGAAGCCTTCGACCCCAAGACCAACCCCACCGGCCGGCGCGTTGTCACGCTCATCGGCGACGCCTCCATCGCCAACGGCGTCGCCATGGAAGGCCTCAACGGCGCCGGCACGCTCAAGCGCCAGTTCCTCGTCGTCCTCAACGACAACGGGATGTCCATCAGCAAGCCCCAGGGCGCCCTCGCCCACTACTTTGACCGCCTCCGCCTCTCCCACCTCTACACCGACTTCAAGAAGTCTGCGGGCGAGGTCCTCAAGTCCACCCCCGGCGGCGGCGCCCTCCGCGCGGCCTACCACGCCGCGGGCGAGATGACCAAGGCCGTCGTCGCCGAGGGCGCCGCGTGGTTCGAGCACTTCGGCCTCGTCACCGCCGGCCCCATCGACGGCCACGACCTGCCCACACTGATCAAGTTCCTCCGCGAGGCCCGCGACCTCGACCGCCCCATGCTCCTGCACGTCAAGACCATCAAGGGCAAGGGCTACGAGTACGCAGAGAAGGACTCCACTAAGTTCCACTCGCCGCCGACCTTCACCAAGACCGACGGCACGCTCAAGTCCGAAGGCCGCAGCTTCACCGCCGCGTTCGGCGACGCCATGCTCGACCTCATGGAGCGCGACCCCAAGGTCGTCACCGCCACGGCCGCGATGCCCGACGGCACGGGCCTCAGCAAGGTCCTGCCCCGCTTCCCCGACCGCGCGTGGGACGTGGGCATCTGCGAGTCTCACGCTCTCGACATGATGGCGGGCCTGGCCAAGACCGGCTACAAGCCCTTCCTCGCCGTCTACTCGACCTTCTTCCAGCGCTGCTTCGACCAGGCCTTCCAGGAGGCCGCGTTGCAGAACCTCCCCGTCCGCCTCTGCCTCGACCGCGCGGGCCTGGTCGGCGGCGACGGCGCCGTGCACCACGGCTTCTGCGACATCTCCCTGCTCCGCACCCTCCCCGGCGCGGTCATCATGGCCGCCATCGACGAGCCCACGCTAAAGGCCGCGCTCGAGTTCATGCGGACGTACGAGAAGGGCCTCTCCGCCCTCCGCTACCCGCGCGACAACGTGAGCCTCAAACTCGCCGAGCGCCGCTGCCCGCCCTTCGAGCTCGGCGAGGCCCACAACCTCACGCCCGAAGCCACCGACCCCGACGTCGCGATCCTCGCCTTCGGCACCCTCGCCATCAACGCCCTCGACGCGGCCGACGCCGTCAAGTCCGACACCAAGGTCGCCGTCTACGACGCCCGCTTCGCCAAGCCCGTCGACAAGGCCCTCATCCGCAACCTGCTCGAGGCCCGTACGCCCATCATCACCATCGAGGACCACACGCTGCCAGGCGGCTTCGGCGCCGCCGTCCTCGAAGCCGCGGCCGAGATGAACCTCGACACCACCGCGATCACTCGCCTCGGCCTCCCCGACGCCTGGATCCACCAGAACTCCCGCGTCCAGCAGCTGACCGAAGCCGGCCTCGACACCCCGTCGATCGTCCGCGCGATCCGCTCCCGTGCCACGATCACGTCTTCGTGA
- a CDS encoding type II toxin-antitoxin system RelE/ParE family toxin, with the protein MNKWHVTEGAAVELENIIDYITEHDGPDRADAMLEKLHRAFHLIGEAPRAGVQKPRLTPPNIRWWLAVPFYVVYDCESSPIRIDHILHTARNLPDLFD; encoded by the coding sequence GTGAACAAGTGGCACGTCACCGAGGGCGCGGCGGTCGAGCTCGAAAATATCATCGACTACATCACCGAGCATGACGGCCCCGACCGCGCCGATGCCATGCTGGAGAAGCTGCACCGCGCCTTCCACCTAATCGGCGAGGCGCCGCGCGCCGGTGTTCAGAAACCACGCCTCACGCCACCGAACATCCGATGGTGGCTCGCAGTACCGTTCTACGTCGTCTACGACTGCGAGAGCAGCCCCATCCGCATCGACCACATCCTGCACACGGCCCGCAATCTGCCCGACCTCTTCGATTGA
- a CDS encoding type II toxin-antitoxin system ParD family antitoxin — translation MPQRETMNVSLPPAQEQFVRDQVASGRYQTASEVVREGLRLLEREEWKRLIEKELSGGLTDEERARVPDHVWDKLRAHFDEILKRADDDAAAGRLHDGEELMARLRQRVQSKRKRKSA, via the coding sequence ATGCCACAGCGCGAAACCATGAACGTCTCCCTCCCCCCCGCCCAGGAGCAGTTCGTCCGCGACCAGGTCGCCTCCGGCCGCTACCAGACCGCAAGCGAGGTCGTCCGCGAAGGCCTTCGCCTCCTCGAGCGCGAAGAGTGGAAGCGGCTGATCGAGAAGGAGCTTTCGGGAGGTCTCACCGATGAAGAGCGGGCAAGAGTCCCCGACCACGTCTGGGACAAGCTGCGTGCTCACTTTGACGAGATCCTCAAGCGTGCGGATGATGATGCCGCGGCCGGCCGCCTCCACGATGGCGAAGAGCTCATGGCCCGCCTGCGGCAGAGGGTGCAATCAAAGCGGAAAAGGAAGTCCGCGTGA
- a CDS encoding polyprenyl synthetase family protein, with protein MSDHPVDLTRLFAPVQRIDAYLTGVLDDPKLDLAPSLREAMKYAVLNGGKRLRPLLAWYCCEALGAPGEASLPAGAAVEFVHAFSLVHDDLPPLDNDDLRRGKPTLHKHAGEAMAILAGDALLALSFDVLARCSLSSRLLSRAVLKMINGQVLDTLAESQAERSPREQVALIHEQKTGALLLAAAELSVSAADQWLQSHNRQSNPAGIKGLAEYTHDIGLLFQIVDDLIDVEQPAESAGKRTGKDAAAGKLTYPAVFGIEHSKAEVARLKVAALAAIAPLGPPAQPLRDLAHYLATRTK; from the coding sequence ATGAGCGACCACCCCGTCGACCTCACCCGCCTCTTCGCCCCGGTCCAGCGCATCGACGCCTACCTGACCGGGGTCCTCGACGACCCCAAGCTTGATCTCGCTCCGTCGCTCCGCGAGGCCATGAAGTACGCCGTGCTCAACGGCGGCAAGCGCCTCCGCCCCCTCCTCGCCTGGTACTGCTGCGAAGCTCTCGGCGCCCCCGGCGAAGCCTCCCTCCCCGCCGGCGCCGCCGTCGAGTTCGTCCACGCCTTCTCCCTGGTCCACGACGACCTCCCTCCCCTCGACAACGACGACCTCCGCCGCGGCAAGCCCACCCTCCACAAGCACGCGGGCGAAGCCATGGCCATCCTCGCGGGCGATGCACTGCTCGCGCTTTCCTTCGATGTACTCGCGCGATGTTCGCTCAGCTCACGGCTACTCAGCCGCGCGGTGCTGAAGATGATCAACGGGCAAGTTCTTGACACCCTCGCTGAGAGCCAGGCAGAGAGGTCACCCCGCGAGCAGGTCGCATTGATCCACGAACAGAAGACTGGAGCACTGCTGCTCGCCGCGGCCGAGCTCAGCGTGTCCGCAGCCGATCAATGGCTGCAAAGCCACAACAGGCAATCGAACCCGGCCGGCATCAAAGGACTCGCCGAGTACACCCACGACATCGGACTCCTCTTCCAGATCGTCGATGACCTCATCGACGTCGAACAGCCCGCCGAGTCCGCAGGCAAGCGCACCGGCAAGGACGCCGCCGCCGGCAAGCTCACCTACCCAGCCGTCTTCGGCATCGAGCACAGCAAGGCCGAGGTCGCCCGCCTCAAGGTCGCCGCCCTCGCCGCCATCGCCCCCCTCGGCCCCCCCGCCCAACCCCTCCGCGACCTCGCCCACTACCTCGCCACCCGCACGAAATAG
- a CDS encoding PTS sugar transporter subunit IIA: MNLLDILTPASIKAPLAASDKKGVIDELVDVLAAAGKVADAKGLKEAVWTREQTRTTGIGHGLAIPHGKSSGMQGLAMAIGKPAKPMDFEAIDGNPVKLIVLLASPPDRTSDHIQALARISRLMTMDEFREKIYAAESSQQIYDLLKSQEKPA, encoded by the coding sequence ATGAATCTCCTGGACATCCTCACACCCGCCTCCATCAAGGCCCCTCTCGCGGCCTCCGACAAAAAGGGTGTGATCGACGAGCTCGTTGACGTCCTCGCCGCCGCGGGGAAAGTCGCCGACGCCAAAGGCCTCAAGGAAGCCGTCTGGACCCGCGAGCAGACCCGCACCACCGGCATCGGCCACGGCCTTGCCATCCCCCATGGCAAGTCCTCCGGCATGCAGGGCCTCGCCATGGCCATCGGCAAACCTGCCAAGCCCATGGACTTCGAGGCCATCGACGGCAACCCCGTCAAGCTCATCGTCCTCCTCGCCTCCCCGCCCGACCGCACCAGCGACCACATCCAGGCCCTCGCCCGCATCTCCCGCCTCATGACCATGGACGAGTTCCGCGAAAAGATCTACGCCGCCGAGAGCAGCCAGCAGATCTACGACCTTCTCAAGTCTCAGGAAAAACCGGCCTGA